The following coding sequences are from one Oscarella lobularis chromosome 19, ooOscLobu1.1, whole genome shotgun sequence window:
- the LOC136198297 gene encoding uncharacterized protein has protein sequence MLIGLVTIIFENIYENAEREWKYTRAIVIMDLEPGRVFPLPFGWFCVLMGVLLNGLSSRMFRDKDSVAAETFLGVELDQKEEIDGTAVENIQHRVKQRIREAKGKSPCIRTDIDEVVDRIEGLERRLESMQSNLREAFEEMFSMLNQSLSKSSQETSKDAQSNSPLLNAEASLHRLPTFSYKRPTNETSSLALVKRIVPSLQVYPSDHRRKSTKRPKQKVSVPTIARRLPTDQGPECYRNRSVTTNT, from the exons ATGCTTATTGGTCTTGTAACAATAATCTTTGAGAATATTTAC GAAAACGCCGAGAGGGAATGGAAGTATACCAGGGCCATTGTTATAATGGACTTGGAGCCTGGGAGAGTCTTTCCACTGCCGTTTGGTTGGTTCTGTGTATTGATGGGAGTTCTGCTCAATGGACTGTCTAGTCGAATGTTTAGAGATAAGGATTCG GTTGCAGCTGAGACTTTTCTCGGTGTGGAGCTTgatcagaaagaagaaatagatGGAACGGCCGTGGAAAATATTCAACATCGAGTGAAACAGCGCATTCGAGAAGCCAAAGGCAAATCTCCCTGCATAAGAACTGACATAGACGAAGTAGTG gatAGAATAGAAGGTTTGGAAAGAAGATTGGAGTCGATGCAGTCAAATCTTCGGGAGGCTTTCGAAGAGATGTTTAGC atgCTAAACCAGTCTCTTTCCAAGTCCAGCCAAGAGACGTCTAAAGATGCTCAGTCTAATTCTCCGCTATTAAACGCCGAAGCTTCACTGCATCGTCTTCCTacgttttcttacaaaagGCCTACGAACGAGACATCGTCTCTTGCTCTCGTGAAACGAATTGTTCCCAGTCTTCAAGTTTACCCGTCTGACCATCgtcgaaagtcgacgaagaggccGAAACAGAAAGTTAGTGTTCCGACTATAGCGCGGCGCTTGCCCACTGATCAGGGCCCCGAGTGCTACCGAAATCGATCAGTCACAACGAATACGTAA
- the LOC136198272 gene encoding uncharacterized protein has translation MVSSWFFVACLAFIAFSAHGFTAPPTRTRVFTDPPTTAAEVGEKRKVVLIFVTEKGDDLESNYAGGAALSAKATFDGENDGAFAFDDFNLHFSSVPTDLLTNDDGFSSSRSLGFAAARLGSVNATSDCRGLKARIEGSAHSSVYEALDLYRFFINSPNNESYYAPYQLVDATALVSVDSEEGDGNVLLDQLYNLSMTEPTNETFRIKFHIKIVLSISPSSAQRNFGILPLKIVVWKMIWVKILVVPTPNDLFAFPFVLRRRLCIQPVRIDYSTRKCFKSPRRGWWWNGKRRCTLCEKKQSGAGLPFGQPGAIAQWDKVNIEFEFREWKTVTDEAFAVVSAREEFILRKKVDDADCVEVFFVPEFSPSNLHGGGATWLVGVEGAKVIISDEQVNCSPDEDGVDLTHLAHQLGLVMGLRHPGDVNGGSTGTLMCPSGWKNDNPKRNSEENGMNVVQPLLKWAIVPGEGGTPDCKNSGDCGPCVTGPAC, from the exons ATGGTGTCGTCTTGGTTTTTTGTCGCTTGCCTTGCCTTCATCGCGTTTTCCGCGCACGGCTTTACAGCTCCTCCAACTCGGACCCGCGTCTTCACGGATCCCCCAACTACAGCCGCCGAAGTTGGCGAGAAACGCAAAGTCGTGCTCATCTTCGTCACCGAAAAGGGCGACGACCTCGAGTCGAATTACGCTGGCGGTGCGGCACtgtcggcgaaggcgacgttcgacggcgagaacgacggcgccttcgctttcgacgatttcaatCTTCACTTTTCGTCCGTTCCCACGGATCTGCTAACGAACGATGACGGCTTTTCCTCGAGCCGGTCGTTGGGATTTGCCGCTGCTCGACTCGGTTCCGTCAACGCGACGAGCGACTGCCGTGGTCTCAAGGCCCGAATCGAGGGATCGGCTCATTCGAGCGTCTACGAAGCGCTCGACTTATACCGATTCTTTATCAATTCTCCCAATAACGAAAGCTATTACGCTCCCTATCAGCTTGTCGATGCGACGGCGTTGGTGAGCGTGGATAGCGAAGAGGGCGACGGAAACGTACTTCTCGATCAGCTCTATAACTTAAGCATGACGGAACCGACAAACGAAACATTTCGCATAAAATTTCACATTAAAATTGTTCTCTCAATCagcccgtcgtcggcgcaACGAAACTTCGGAATTCTACctttgaaaatcgtcgtctggAAAATGATATGGGTCAAG ATTCTCGTCGTGCCCACTCCAAATGATCTTTTTGCTTTTCCGTTCGTTTTAAGACGCCGTCTTTGCATCCAACCTGTTCGAATTGATTACAGCACACGCAAATGTTTCAAGTCGCCCAGACGGGGATGGTGGTGGAACGGGAAGAGGCGATGCACGCTGTGCGAGAAGAAGCAAAGCGGCGCTGGCTTGCCATTCGGTCAACCGGGCGCAATTGCCCAGTGGGACAAAGTCAAtatcgaattcgaatttcgAGAGTGGAAAACGGTGACAGATGAAGCGTTCGCTGTCGTCAGCGCGAGGGAGGAGTTTATACTGCggaaaaaagtcgacgacgccgattgCGTTGAAGTTTTTTTCGTTCCGGAATTTTCTCCGTCGAATTTGCACGGCGGAGGCGCGACGTGGcttgtcggcgtcgaaggGGCAAAGGTTATAATTTCCGATGAGCAGGTCAATTGTAGTCCGGATGAAGATGGTGTCGATTTGACTCATTTGGCTCACCAG tTGGGTCTCGTCATGGGATTGCGGCATCCTGGCGACGTGAATGGCGGAAGCACGGGCACTCTGATGTGCCCGTCCGGATGGAAGAACGACAATCCGAAGAGAAATAGTGAGGAGAATGGGATGAATGTCGTCCAGCCGCTGCTCAAGTGGGCAATCGTTCCGGGCGAAGGCGGGACGCCTGATTGCAAGAACAGTGGAGATTGTGGTCCTTGCGTTACGGGTCCAGCGTGCTAG